Proteins encoded in a region of the Xiphophorus couchianus chromosome 11, X_couchianus-1.0, whole genome shotgun sequence genome:
- the LOC114153456 gene encoding transcription factor SOX-30-like: MLSSFFRGKQSSYPVPVISGGFSTHSQDILPDNILVKNSSMLQMGKLLTSPSRCLSEPSVRPAGGDQTTSFVIPPSEIDFKPNQFIQENGRVKRPMNAFLVWARIHREALQKAFPGRTSNAISVQLGNEWYKLSKEQKRPYFEVADKLKKMHRLYFPDYEYRPRKRKDTRQAFERKYDQTSGQQQDSNIHCIGSQSMPSGQPRFLDPVLFAPSPVPQPVSSNIYLPFNTHNQATMYRMGQSQSLRPGFERSWMEEMKNIGQSDWHGGALSPFIFDGYSVQSYYSPGFI; this comes from the exons ATGCTCAGTAGCTTCTTCAGGGGAAAACAAAGCAGCTACCCAGTTCCAGTCATTTCAGGGGGGTTTTCCACCCACAGTCAAGACATTTTACCAGATAATATTTTAG TAAAAAACTCCAGTATGTTGCAAATGGGAAAACTCTTGACCTCACCTTCAAGATGCCTTTCTGAACCATCTGTCAGACCAGCAGGAGGTGATCAAACCACCAGTTTTGTCATTCCACCATCAGAGATAG ATTTTAAACCTAACCAGTTTATCCAAGAGAACGGACGGGTCAAACGGCCAATGAATGCCTTTCTAGTGTGGGCTCGCATCCACAGAGAGGCATTGCAAAAAGCCTTTCCAGGAAGAACCAGCAATGCCATCAGTGTTCAGCTTGGAAATGAGTGGTATAAGCTCAGTAAGGAGCAGAAGAGGCCCTACTTTGAAGTAGCTGACAAGCTGAAGAAGATGCACAGACTGTACTTCCCTG ATTATGAGTATCGCCCACGGAAGAGAAAAGACACAAGGCAAGCTTTTGAAAGGAAATATGACCAAACATCAGGACAACAGCAGGACTCAAATATTCACTGTATTGGCTCACAGAGTATGCCTTCAGGTCAGCCCAGATTCCTGGACCCTGTTCTATTTGCCCCATCTCCTGTGCCTCAACCAGTCTCCTCCAATATCTATTTGCCCTTTAACACCCATAATCAAGCAACCATGTACCGTATGGGCCAGAGCCAGAGTTTAAG GCCCGGATTTGAAAGAAGCTGGATGGAGGAGATGAAAAACATTGGCCAAAGTGACTGGCATGGTGGAGCTTTGAGCCCGTTTATCTTTGATGGTTATTCAGTGCAGAGTTATTATTCACCTGGTTTTATCTAA
- the tcerg1b gene encoding transcription elongation regulator 1 isoform X1 produces MADQTESETLGFNDNRMAQQAVRFRSPAPATAPAPTPAQSPVLRGPPPLLRPPPPPFGMMRGPPPRPPFARPPFDPNMPPIPPPGGMPPPIGPPHLQRPPFLPPPIGNLPPPPGMLFPPGMPPVPASGNPALNPAEEIWVENKTSEGKTYYYNARTRESSWSKPDGVKIIQQSELNPLLVAGATAAGSGANVGATGPASTNSGNTAASTAAAASPTQAPTSTPTHTLTSSPDLTTTPSSSVTIAATVVADLPPVATVTSTVAVSPVTVVTVSTVPSPVTAVQTVPLLQAALPHSVAQPTAAIPAFPPVMVPPFRVPLPGMHIPLPGVAMVQIVGAPCVKAGPSANGMLPGMGPPLVSMMHPQLTLSPASIAGSLQLPEWTEYRTADGKTYYYNNRTLESTWEKPQALLEKEKEAEKAKERLTQEEAEAMEMEDEDIKMENTNNVKEEPKEEEMTEEEKAAQKARPVATNPIPGTPWCVVWTGDDRVFFYNPTTRLSMWDRPEELVGRSDVDKHIQEPPHKRGLEDSKKTGISKEEPETSLATEDSPDEEPTKSKKRKKEETKEADSEKEAAMEAELRAARERAVVPLEARMTQFRDMLLERGVSAFSTWDKELHKIVFDPRYLLLNPKERKQVFDQYVKTRAEEERKEKKNKLMQAKDDFRRMMEDSKLTPKTTFSEFAMKHGRDPRFKAIDKMKDREAIFIEFMTAMKKRDKEDSKTRGEKVRQDFFDLLSDQHVEGNQRWSKVKERLETDPRYKAVDSSALREELFKQFMEKQAKNVDIEKERELERQARIEASLREREREVQKARSEQTKEIDREREQHKREEAIQNFKALMSDMVRSSDATWSDTRRNLRKDHRWESASLLEREEKEKLFNEHVEALAKKKKEQFRQLLDETSMITLTTTWKEVKKVIKDDPRCIKFSSSDRKRQREFEDYIKDKYITAKADFRTLLKETKFITYRSRKLIQESDQHLKDVEKILQNDKRYLVLECVPEERRKLIMFYIEDLDRRGPPPPPTASEPTRRSTK; encoded by the exons ATGGCGGACCAGACAGAGAGCGAAACTCTTGGGTTTAACGACAACAG AATGGCACAGCAGGCAGTGCGGTTCCGCAGTCCTGCGCCTGCCACTGCCCCTGCACCTACGCCAGCCCAGTCCCCAGTTTTACGAGGCCCTCCGCCACTGCTTAGGCCACCGCCGCCTCCATTTGGCATGATGAGGGGCCCGCCGCCAAGACCCCCGTTTGCCCGACCTCCCTTTGACCCAAACATGCCGCCTATTCCACCACCCGGAGGCATGCCACCACCCATTGGACCTCCTCACCTCCAG AGGCCtcctttccttcctcctcccATTGGCAACTTGCCGCCTCCTCCAGGGATGCTGTTTCCTCCTGGGATGCCTCCTGTTCCTGCATCTGGAAACCCAGCTCTCAATCCTGCAGAGGAAATCTGGGTAGAGAACAAAACTTCAGAGGGAAAG ACATATTACTACAACGCTCGGACCAGAGAGTCATCATGGAGCAAACCAGATGGTGTGAAGATCATCCAGCAGTCTGAACTCAACCCTCTTCTGGTAGCGGGGGCTACAGCTGCAGGTTCCGGTGCGAATGTGGGTGCGACCGGGCCCGCTAGCACCAACAGCGGTAACACAGCTGCCAGCACGGCGGCGGCGGCCTCCCCCACTCAGGCCCCGACCTCTACCCCGACCCACACGCTCACCTCGAGTCCAGACCTCACCACCACCCCCTCGTCCTCTGTGACCATCGCAG CCACTGTTGTAGCAGACCTCCCCCCTGTTGCCACTGTAACTTCCACTGTTGCTGTGTCGCCGGTCACCGTGGTGACCGTTTCCACGGTGCCATCCCCTGTCACGGCGGTCCAGACTGTGCCACTGCTGCAAGCAGCCTTGCCTCACAGTGTGGCCCAGCCCACTGCAGCCATACCTGCCTTCCCACCCGTCATGGTGCCACCTTTCCGGGTGCCTTTGCCAGGCATGCACATCCCTCTACCAG GTGTAGCAATGGTGCAGATAGTAGGTGCTCCCTGTGTAAAGGCAGGCCCCAGCGCCAACG GCATGCTCCCTGGTATGGGCCCACCTTTAGTTTCCATGATGCACCCGCAGCTTACGCTTTCGCCGGCGTCCATAGCCGGATCGTTGCAGCTTCCTGAGTGGACGGAATACAGGACAGCCGATGGGAAAACGTACTATTACAACAACCGCACGCTAGAGTCCACCTGGGAGAAACCACAGGCCCTCTTAGAGAAAG aaaaagaagcagagaagGCCAAAGAACGTCTGACCCAGGAGGAAGCTGAGGCGATGGAGATGGAGGATGAAGATATAAAGATGGAAAACACTAATAATGTGAAGGAG GAACCTAAAGAAGAAGAGATGACTGAGGAAGAAAAGGCAGCTCAGAAAGCCCGGCCTGTCGCCACCAACCCCATACCTGGCACACCTTG GTGTGTGGTATGGACGGGTGACGACCGTGTTTTCTTCTACAACCCGACCACACGGCTGTCGATGTGGGACCGGCCCGAAGAGCTGGTCGGCCGATCCGACGTGGACAAACACATCCAGGAGCCGCCACACAAGAGAGGCTTGGAGGACAGCAAGAAGACGG GGATCAGTAAGGAAGAACCAGAGACGTCGCTGGCCACTGAAGATAGTCCAGATGAGGAGCCGACCAAATCCAAAAAGAGAAA GAAGGAAGAAACAAAGGAGGCAGACTCTGAGAAGGAAGCAGCCATGGAGGCAGAGCTGCGAGCGGCCAGAGAGAGAGCGGTGGTGCCCCTAGAGGCCAGGATGACTCAGTTCAGAGACATGCTTCTAGAGAGAGGG GTGTCTGCGTTCTCGACCTGGGACAAGGAGCTCCATAAGATAGTGTTCGACCCACGCTACCTTCTGCTCAACCcaaaagaaaggaaacag GTTTTTGATCAGTATGTGAAAACaagagctgaagaggaaagaaaggagaagaagaacaaGCTCATGCAGGCCAAAGACGATTTCAGGCGGATGATGGAGGATTCCAAGCTCACACCCAA AACAACATTTAGTGAATTTGCCATGAAGCATGGAAGAGATCCAAGATTCAAGGCCATCGACAAGATGAAGGACAGGGAGGCGATCTTCATCGAATTTATGACCGCTATGAAGAAGAGAGACAAAGAAGACTCCAaaaccagaggagagaag GTTAGGCAAGACTTTTTTGACCTCCTAAGCGACCAACACGTGGAGGGAAATCAGCGATGGAGCAAAGTGAAAGAGCGGCTAGAGACTGACCCTCGGTACAAGGCTGTGGACAGCTCCGCTCTCAGAGAGGAGCTATTCAAACAGTTCATGGAGAAACAAGCAAAG AATGTGGACATTGAGAAGGAGCGAGAGCTGGAGCGGCAGGCTCGCATCGAGGCCAGTCTCAGAGAGAGGGAGCGGGAGGTACAGAAAGCCCGATCGGAGCAGACCAAAGAGATTGACCGAGAAAGGGAGCAGCACAAACGGGAGGAGGCCATCCAGAACTTCAAAGCCCTCATGTCTGACATG GTCCGTTCTTCGGACGCAACGTGGTCGGACACGCGCCGTAACCTGCGGAAGGACCACCGCTGGGAGTCGGCTTCCCTGCTGGAaagggaggagaaggagaagctgTTCAACGAACACGTAGAGGCCCtggccaagaagaagaaggaacaATTCAGGCAGCTGCTTGACGAGACCAGCATG ATCACGCTGACGACTACGTGGAAGGAAGTCAAGAAGGTCATCAAAGATGACCCCCGCTGTATTAAATTCTCCTCCAGTGACAGA AAGAGACAGCGAGAGTTTGAAGACTACATCAAAGATAAGTACATCACGGCCAAAGCTGACTTCAGAACCCTGCTGAAGGAAACAAAGTTCATCACGTACAG GTCCAGAAAGCTGATCCAGGAGTCGGACCAGCATCTGAAAGACGTGGAGAAGATCCTTCAAAACGACAAGCGATACCTCGTGTTGGAGTGCGTCCCAGAGGAGCGCAGAAAGCTGATCATGTTCTACATTGAGGATTTGGACCGACGTGGCCCGCCTCCTCCCCCCACCGCCTCTGAGCCGACGCGACGCTCCACCAAGTGA
- the tcerg1b gene encoding transcription elongation regulator 1 isoform X2: MADQTESETLGFNDNRMAQQAVRFRSPAPATAPAPTPAQSPVLRGPPPLLRPPPPPFGMMRGPPPRPPFARPPFDPNMPPIPPPGGMPPPIGPPHLQRPPFLPPPIGNLPPPPGMLFPPGMPPVPASGNPALNPAEEIWVENKTSEGKTYYYNARTRESSWSKPDGVKIIQQSELNPLLVAGATAAGSGANVGATGPASTNSGNTAASTAAAASPTQAPTSTPTHTLTSSPDLTTTPSSSVTIAATVVADLPPVATVTSTVAVSPVTVVTVSTVPSPVTAVQTVPLLQAALPHSVAQPTAAIPAFPPVMVPPFRVPLPGMHIPLPGMLPGMGPPLVSMMHPQLTLSPASIAGSLQLPEWTEYRTADGKTYYYNNRTLESTWEKPQALLEKEKEAEKAKERLTQEEAEAMEMEDEDIKMENTNNVKEEPKEEEMTEEEKAAQKARPVATNPIPGTPWCVVWTGDDRVFFYNPTTRLSMWDRPEELVGRSDVDKHIQEPPHKRGLEDSKKTGISKEEPETSLATEDSPDEEPTKSKKRKKEETKEADSEKEAAMEAELRAARERAVVPLEARMTQFRDMLLERGVSAFSTWDKELHKIVFDPRYLLLNPKERKQVFDQYVKTRAEEERKEKKNKLMQAKDDFRRMMEDSKLTPKTTFSEFAMKHGRDPRFKAIDKMKDREAIFIEFMTAMKKRDKEDSKTRGEKVRQDFFDLLSDQHVEGNQRWSKVKERLETDPRYKAVDSSALREELFKQFMEKQAKNVDIEKERELERQARIEASLREREREVQKARSEQTKEIDREREQHKREEAIQNFKALMSDMVRSSDATWSDTRRNLRKDHRWESASLLEREEKEKLFNEHVEALAKKKKEQFRQLLDETSMITLTTTWKEVKKVIKDDPRCIKFSSSDRKRQREFEDYIKDKYITAKADFRTLLKETKFITYRSRKLIQESDQHLKDVEKILQNDKRYLVLECVPEERRKLIMFYIEDLDRRGPPPPPTASEPTRRSTK; the protein is encoded by the exons ATGGCGGACCAGACAGAGAGCGAAACTCTTGGGTTTAACGACAACAG AATGGCACAGCAGGCAGTGCGGTTCCGCAGTCCTGCGCCTGCCACTGCCCCTGCACCTACGCCAGCCCAGTCCCCAGTTTTACGAGGCCCTCCGCCACTGCTTAGGCCACCGCCGCCTCCATTTGGCATGATGAGGGGCCCGCCGCCAAGACCCCCGTTTGCCCGACCTCCCTTTGACCCAAACATGCCGCCTATTCCACCACCCGGAGGCATGCCACCACCCATTGGACCTCCTCACCTCCAG AGGCCtcctttccttcctcctcccATTGGCAACTTGCCGCCTCCTCCAGGGATGCTGTTTCCTCCTGGGATGCCTCCTGTTCCTGCATCTGGAAACCCAGCTCTCAATCCTGCAGAGGAAATCTGGGTAGAGAACAAAACTTCAGAGGGAAAG ACATATTACTACAACGCTCGGACCAGAGAGTCATCATGGAGCAAACCAGATGGTGTGAAGATCATCCAGCAGTCTGAACTCAACCCTCTTCTGGTAGCGGGGGCTACAGCTGCAGGTTCCGGTGCGAATGTGGGTGCGACCGGGCCCGCTAGCACCAACAGCGGTAACACAGCTGCCAGCACGGCGGCGGCGGCCTCCCCCACTCAGGCCCCGACCTCTACCCCGACCCACACGCTCACCTCGAGTCCAGACCTCACCACCACCCCCTCGTCCTCTGTGACCATCGCAG CCACTGTTGTAGCAGACCTCCCCCCTGTTGCCACTGTAACTTCCACTGTTGCTGTGTCGCCGGTCACCGTGGTGACCGTTTCCACGGTGCCATCCCCTGTCACGGCGGTCCAGACTGTGCCACTGCTGCAAGCAGCCTTGCCTCACAGTGTGGCCCAGCCCACTGCAGCCATACCTGCCTTCCCACCCGTCATGGTGCCACCTTTCCGGGTGCCTTTGCCAGGCATGCACATCCCTCTACCAG GCATGCTCCCTGGTATGGGCCCACCTTTAGTTTCCATGATGCACCCGCAGCTTACGCTTTCGCCGGCGTCCATAGCCGGATCGTTGCAGCTTCCTGAGTGGACGGAATACAGGACAGCCGATGGGAAAACGTACTATTACAACAACCGCACGCTAGAGTCCACCTGGGAGAAACCACAGGCCCTCTTAGAGAAAG aaaaagaagcagagaagGCCAAAGAACGTCTGACCCAGGAGGAAGCTGAGGCGATGGAGATGGAGGATGAAGATATAAAGATGGAAAACACTAATAATGTGAAGGAG GAACCTAAAGAAGAAGAGATGACTGAGGAAGAAAAGGCAGCTCAGAAAGCCCGGCCTGTCGCCACCAACCCCATACCTGGCACACCTTG GTGTGTGGTATGGACGGGTGACGACCGTGTTTTCTTCTACAACCCGACCACACGGCTGTCGATGTGGGACCGGCCCGAAGAGCTGGTCGGCCGATCCGACGTGGACAAACACATCCAGGAGCCGCCACACAAGAGAGGCTTGGAGGACAGCAAGAAGACGG GGATCAGTAAGGAAGAACCAGAGACGTCGCTGGCCACTGAAGATAGTCCAGATGAGGAGCCGACCAAATCCAAAAAGAGAAA GAAGGAAGAAACAAAGGAGGCAGACTCTGAGAAGGAAGCAGCCATGGAGGCAGAGCTGCGAGCGGCCAGAGAGAGAGCGGTGGTGCCCCTAGAGGCCAGGATGACTCAGTTCAGAGACATGCTTCTAGAGAGAGGG GTGTCTGCGTTCTCGACCTGGGACAAGGAGCTCCATAAGATAGTGTTCGACCCACGCTACCTTCTGCTCAACCcaaaagaaaggaaacag GTTTTTGATCAGTATGTGAAAACaagagctgaagaggaaagaaaggagaagaagaacaaGCTCATGCAGGCCAAAGACGATTTCAGGCGGATGATGGAGGATTCCAAGCTCACACCCAA AACAACATTTAGTGAATTTGCCATGAAGCATGGAAGAGATCCAAGATTCAAGGCCATCGACAAGATGAAGGACAGGGAGGCGATCTTCATCGAATTTATGACCGCTATGAAGAAGAGAGACAAAGAAGACTCCAaaaccagaggagagaag GTTAGGCAAGACTTTTTTGACCTCCTAAGCGACCAACACGTGGAGGGAAATCAGCGATGGAGCAAAGTGAAAGAGCGGCTAGAGACTGACCCTCGGTACAAGGCTGTGGACAGCTCCGCTCTCAGAGAGGAGCTATTCAAACAGTTCATGGAGAAACAAGCAAAG AATGTGGACATTGAGAAGGAGCGAGAGCTGGAGCGGCAGGCTCGCATCGAGGCCAGTCTCAGAGAGAGGGAGCGGGAGGTACAGAAAGCCCGATCGGAGCAGACCAAAGAGATTGACCGAGAAAGGGAGCAGCACAAACGGGAGGAGGCCATCCAGAACTTCAAAGCCCTCATGTCTGACATG GTCCGTTCTTCGGACGCAACGTGGTCGGACACGCGCCGTAACCTGCGGAAGGACCACCGCTGGGAGTCGGCTTCCCTGCTGGAaagggaggagaaggagaagctgTTCAACGAACACGTAGAGGCCCtggccaagaagaagaaggaacaATTCAGGCAGCTGCTTGACGAGACCAGCATG ATCACGCTGACGACTACGTGGAAGGAAGTCAAGAAGGTCATCAAAGATGACCCCCGCTGTATTAAATTCTCCTCCAGTGACAGA AAGAGACAGCGAGAGTTTGAAGACTACATCAAAGATAAGTACATCACGGCCAAAGCTGACTTCAGAACCCTGCTGAAGGAAACAAAGTTCATCACGTACAG GTCCAGAAAGCTGATCCAGGAGTCGGACCAGCATCTGAAAGACGTGGAGAAGATCCTTCAAAACGACAAGCGATACCTCGTGTTGGAGTGCGTCCCAGAGGAGCGCAGAAAGCTGATCATGTTCTACATTGAGGATTTGGACCGACGTGGCCCGCCTCCTCCCCCCACCGCCTCTGAGCCGACGCGACGCTCCACCAAGTGA
- the pcyox1l gene encoding prenylcysteine oxidase-like, whose translation MGGFQLPLIAVVLTVCSAVGNPETPAHEDGAPPSRIAVVGAGIGGSATAHFLRQHFGPEVQVDVFEKGEVGGRLATVTVNHNEYESGGSIIHSLNLHMQEFVKQLGLKYRRNVAGKTAVFNGEEVILEETDWYLLDLFRLWWRYGISFIRLQMWVEEIMEKFMRIYKYQAHGYAFSSVEELLDSLGGSGFINMTRRPLSDSLLELGVSQRFIDEVIAPVMRVNYGQNVSIPAFVGAVSLAGAQNNLWAVEGGNKQVCSGLLKMANANLLKAQVTSISPLHSGEVLQYQLNFTAASGVGSELYDIIVLATPIQASVGSGLQFQDFAPPFDELPGSYHGTVATIVHGYLNTSFFGFPDPRLFPFASILTTETPSLFFNSVASVCPVNISAGFRRKQPQEAGVYKVFSPQSLDKSQLKTLFRSYYSAQVTEWQAYPQYGSSQGLPPVELHPNLYYLNGIEWAGSAMEMSSVAAKNIALLAYHRWSKQTDMVDQKDLMHRIKTEL comes from the exons ATGGGCGGCTTTCAACTCCCGCTCATCGCCGTGGTGCTAACGGTCTGCTCAGCTGTCGGAAACCCGGAGACACCCGCTCATGAAGACGGTGCTCCGCCTTCACGAATCG CTGTGGTTGGAGCAGGTATTGGAGGCAGTGCAACGGCCCATTTCCTGCGCCAACACTTCGGTCCGGAGGTGCAGGTGGACGTGTTCGAGAAGGGCGAGGTCGGAGGTCGACTGGCCACTGTAACCGTCAACCACAATGAATACGAGTCTGGAGGATCCATTATTCACTCCCTCAACCTGCACATGCAGGAATTTGTCAAACAGCTTG GTTTGAAATACCGTCGAAATGTGGCAGGAAAGACTGCCGTCTTTAATGGTGAAGAGGTGATTTTGGAGGAGACCGACTGGTACCTGTTGGATCTGTTCCGGCTTTGGTGGCGCTATGGGATCAGCTTCATACGGTTGCAGATGTGGGTGGAGGAAATCATGGAGAAATTTATGag GATCTACAAGTACCAGGCTCATGGCTACGCCTTCAGCTCCGTGGAGGAACTCCTGGACTCTCTGGGAGGCAGCGGCTTCATCAACATGACCAGACGGCCGCTCTCTGACTCGCTGCTGGAGCTGGGCGTGTCGCAGCGCTTCATAGATGAGGTCATAGCGCCCGTCATGAGGGTCAACTACGGACAGAACGTCAGCATCCCCGCCTTTGTAG GCGCTGTTTCTCTGGCTGGTGCCCAGAACAACCTGTGGGCGGTGGAAGGAGGAAACAAGCAGGTGTGTTCAGGACTCCTGAAGATGGCTAACGCTAACTTACTGAAGGCTCAGGTCACATCTATCTCCCCACTCCACTCAG GGGAGGTGCTGCAGTACCAGCTGAACTTCACCGCAGCGTCAGGAGTCGGATCGGAGCTGTACGACATCATAGTGTTGGCGACTCCGATTCAGGCCAGCGTCGGCTCGGGACTCCAGTTCCAGGATTTCGCCCCTCCCTTCGACGAGCTGCCCGGCAGCTATCACGGCACCGTGGCAACAATCGTTCACGGCTACCTCAACACGTCTTTCTTTGGTTTCCCGGACCCTCGCCTGTTCCCGTTCGCCAGCATCCTCACGACCGAAACGCCCAGCCTGTTCTTCAACAGCGTGGCCAGCGTTTGTCCCGTCAACATCTCAGCCGGCTTCCGGCGCAAGCAGCCGCAGGAAGCTGGCGTCTACAAGGTGTTTTCACCTCAATCTCTGGACAAATCGCAACTCAAAACGCTTTTCAG GTCGTACTATTCGGCCCAGGTGACGGAGTGGCAGGCCTACCCTCAGTACGGCAGTAGCCAGGGCCTGCCGCCTGTGGAGCTGCACCCCAACCTCTACTACCTCAACGGCATCGAGTGGGCCGGCAGCGCCATGGAGATGAGCTCAGTGGCAGCCAAGAACATCGCCCTGCTGGCGTACCACCGCTGGAGCAAACAGACGGACATGGTGGACCAGAAAGATCTCATGCACCGGATCAAAACGGAGCTATGA